ATGATCCATCTGATAATATTTGTGATATTGGTCCCATATAATCCATATCCAAAAGATTAGTAAGAGAACATGTCCTTGGAAATTTCACTAATTCTTGTTCATTATCATCATTTGTTTGTGTCATGTTGATTTGATTTGTTGGGTAGTCTTCATTTGTCTCCAATGATTTTGTGATGTTCTTCTTCTTATAGATCCTACATAAGACCCAATCATCTAGCTGATGACACATGAACACAAAGGCAAGGTTAGTTCATCTAGCGAATCAGAGAGGAATATCAATTAAAGACGTCCcttcaaattaacaaaattctaaaatgatttcttgaaatttaaattttcgATCTGACAAGGTTTACAAGAAAATTTTAGATGCTAAATTGGCCgatcaaaaatattatttgatcgaatattttaattttataaactaatttaaaatttctttaatttgaaaatcaaactGCTCGACTACTACAATTTCAAGACTAATCAAATGATTTATTCAACAAATCTTGAAATTCTAAAAGCTATATAGGGTTAAAAGGCTTACCCTCATGGACCCAATTTGTCTATTAGCTTGTCTTCTTGATCCAATTAACCTATATTCATGCATAATCCAATCTGTCTTGATTCCCTTTGGTGGTCTACCCTTGTAAAATACCAAAGCTTTCTTAACTCCAATATGCTTAGACCCACTAAAGATTGATTTATCTGTTCCAGTAGCTTTCCAATAACCAGAAACAGTTGCTCTATTTGGTCTCACCCCATTTGGATACTTTCTTTCTCTTGGAGTAAAAAAATACCATTCATTTTCTCCAAAGCCTGATTTATCTGCATTTCACTATGACAagttaatattgaaaaaatacatCCAAACCCCTACATATTAAATTGATATGCACTATTTgtataaaaaagttttacacataCGTCCAATCACAACTGACTGcataaacaatataatttatagatatattttgatgaaaatcaTTGGATGCATGCGTAGAAATTTTTTACACCGACATATGCATATCAATTAAATACGATAAGGAGATAACATATGTACCTGGTAATTCCCATGGATCAAATTTATAGATATCAACTTCTGGAATGATAGATGCAGGACATGGTTGTGATGTTGCTTGATTACAAAGATAATACACAATTAGCTCCTCATCAGTTGGATGAAACCTAAAGCCAGGTGGGAGTTCCATTGAGTAAAATATTGAGAAAAATAAGAAACTATAGACTAATAATTTTCTTGGCTATTTTCTTTAGGAGAAAAATGTTACTAAGAAATTAATTTGAGAAAAAGTTGTTAGGAAATGATATTGTAAAGGAGGGTTCAAAAGAAATCAAGGTGTTTGAAATGTTTGCAAAGAGATTGATGCCCCTTTTATCTTTGAGGTTTTTTGTCGTTTGTGTAGTGTTGCATGGATTTGATTGGTTCATAGAAAGACTTTTTTATGTTACCTTAGAATATGCGTTACAAATTAAGCTCATGCTATGCTCCAATCAGTGACTAGAATTTCCTCACATATCTTTTTAAtgactttttccttttttcttttttgaataacACTAGTTAGGTCGACTTTATCCACATAAGGTTGTATTCAATGCTTTGGAGGAATATTATTAGCATATTGCATATATATAAAGTTTTGTATAATTGTTTAAGTTGATGTCAGCGAAA
Above is a genomic segment from Medicago truncatula cultivar Jemalong A17 chromosome 5, MtrunA17r5.0-ANR, whole genome shotgun sequence containing:
- the LOC11420119 gene encoding NAC domain-containing protein 2 gives rise to the protein MELPPGFRFHPTDEELIVYYLCNQATSQPCPASIIPEVDIYKFDPWELPDKSGFGENEWYFFTPRERKYPNGVRPNRATVSGYWKATGTDKSIFSGSKHIGVKKALVFYKGRPPKGIKTDWIMHEYRLIGSRRQANRQIGSMRLDDWVLCRIYKKKNITKSLETNEDYPTNQINMTQTNDDNEQELVKFPRTCSLTNLLDMDYMGPISQILSDGSYNSTFEFQINTAHGGTIDPTYAAGLEKYNVKQNSSFGNQVFDQRE